A stretch of the Methylacidiphilum caldifontis genome encodes the following:
- a CDS encoding glycosyltransferase family 2 protein: MTVINERTEPVDLSLIIPFHNEAENIPALLTELDHALESLGLHVEIVMVNDGSTDSYERPASTPRFPIVWLDLTERSGQSAAMYFGISQASGRYVAFMDADLQNDPRDLKKLYSQLKAEGLDLITGLRKNRKDSWFRKISSRIANAIRSVLLADNTRDTGCSLKIMTAEVARRLPGWNGMHRFIPALALAMGFKVGECPVNHRPRRAGKSKVISWKRAIQATVDLLGMIWLRKRQFKGRLKPIATNSLKKNIAP; this comes from the coding sequence ATGACTGTGATTAACGAGAGAACCGAACCGGTGGATCTTTCCCTTATTATTCCTTTCCATAATGAAGCCGAAAATATTCCCGCTTTACTGACCGAATTGGACCATGCACTTGAGTCCTTGGGACTTCATGTAGAAATCGTTATGGTTAATGACGGCAGTACAGACAGTTACGAGCGGCCGGCTTCCACCCCAAGATTCCCGATAGTCTGGTTAGATTTGACAGAAAGAAGCGGCCAGAGCGCAGCCATGTATTTTGGGATTAGTCAAGCTTCAGGCCGGTATGTGGCTTTTATGGATGCGGACCTGCAAAATGACCCGAGAGATCTAAAAAAATTGTATTCCCAATTGAAAGCCGAGGGGTTGGATCTGATCACGGGGTTGCGCAAGAACAGGAAAGACAGTTGGTTTCGGAAAATTTCTTCCCGGATTGCTAATGCTATTCGTTCGGTACTTTTGGCTGATAACACCCGGGATACAGGCTGTTCATTAAAAATTATGACGGCAGAGGTAGCCCGGAGACTTCCTGGATGGAATGGCATGCATCGGTTTATTCCCGCCCTGGCACTAGCGATGGGCTTTAAAGTGGGAGAATGCCCAGTTAACCATCGCCCAAGAAGGGCAGGAAAAAGCAAGGTCATTTCATGGAAAAGAGCGATTCAAGCGACTGTTGACCTGCTTGGAATGATCTGGCTACGGAAAAGACAATTCAAGGGACGACTAAAACCTATAGCTACGAATAGTCTTAAGAAAAACATCGCTCCTTAA